From the Brachyspira intermedia PWS/A genome, the window ATAACTTAAACTAATTATTTTTTATACAATTTACTTTCATATATTATTTTTTTAAGCCATAACGTTTTTTAAATTTATCAACTCTTCCAGCAGTATCAAGAATTTTTTGTTTTCCTGTAAAGAAAGGGTGGCAGTTATGACAAATATCTACGTGTAAACTTTTTTGTACTGAGTGAATTTTAAAGTTAGCACCGCAAGCACAGTTTACATCTGTTTCAAAATATTGAGGATGTATATCTTTTTTCATTTTTGCTTCTCCCATTAAAAGTAAAATATAAGTAAGTATATATTATATTATAAAATCTTTCTTTTTGCAATACTGTAAAATAATAATTTTTAAATATTAGAATTAAAATATAAAAGCGAGTCGTAGCCAGCTAGTGAGTTTACTCGCTAGATTATTGTAGGGCACCAAAGGTGGACTTCGTCACGAGCATAACAATAATAATAATTTAATTAAAAATATTTCCTACCTCTAACTAAATTTGAAGTAATTTATATCATTAACTATATCTTCAGTCATATTTTTTACCTCATTGCTTGAACTAGCACTTTCTTCAGCTATTGATGAATTTTCTTGAGTGATGCTATTTAAAGATATTATAGTTTGATTAATCTGCATTATACTATTTTGTTCATTAAGAGCAGTTGTGCTTATCTCTGTTAATATATTAACCACTTCTTTAGCAGAAGATGAAATTTTTTGAAGAACATCTGTAGAATATGCTACTGACTCATTACCATGTTCTATTTTAGCAACAGTATCATTCACTATTTTTGTAATATTATTAGCCGCTTCATTAACTGTTTGTGCCAGAGAACGAACCTCGCTTGCTACTACAGCAAACCCTCTTCCTTGTTCTCCAGCTCTTGCAGCTTCTACTGAGGCATTAAGTGCTAATATATTAGTTTGAAAAGCTATTGACTGAATGAGTTTTGTTATATCTGATATTTGTTTACTAGATTCTGATATTTCAGCCATATTATTAGATATAACATTAACAGCCTCTACACCTGTTAATGTAGAATTAGCTACTTCTAAACTCATATTCTTAGCATGTTCCGTATTAACAGAGGTGTTTCTCAAAGAGTTAGATAAACTTTCTGTTGAGGCAGATAATTCTTCCAATGATGCTGCCTGAGATGTTGTTCTGTCTGATAAATTTTTGCTTCCATATTGTATGGTATCAATAGAAGAATTTATATTATTTATATTTTCTTTCAAATTATAAACAATTTTTCCTATATTGTCCTGCATGCTTTTGATATTTTTGTATAATTCAGCTGTCTGATCTTTTTTAGAAAGCATTTTTTCATTGAAATTACTATTGAAATAACCATCATTCATAAGTTTTATATTTGCTATAGCCTGATCTAAAGAAGCAGTTATAGGGTTAACTATTACAACAACTAAAACACTTTCTAACAAAATTATTATTATAAGAACAAATAATAATATAAACATAAGTGCTTTTATTTGATTTTGTACTTGAGATAAATTTCCGCTTAATACTATACTCCAAGGAACGGTTTCCAATTTTTGTACCATATACCAATTATTTTTATATATGTTTGTATAATTTTTACCATCAATTATATATTGCTGAATATTTGGGAAATTAATATCATTAAATATTTTATTATTTTCACTTAATATTTTATTTTCATCAGTATTATTAATAAACATACCATTTTTAGTAACTAGATTTACATTTTCTTCATAAATTGTGTTCTGAACTATATCATCCATTTTGGCAAAGTCTATAGCAACTACACCCTTTAACTGATTATTATTTGTGTATACTGCTTTAG encodes:
- the rpmE gene encoding 50S ribosomal protein L31; the protein is MKKDIHPQYFETDVNCACGANFKIHSVQKSLHVDICHNCHPFFTGKQKILDTAGRVDKFKKRYGLKK
- a CDS encoding methyl-accepting chemotaxis protein, whose translation is MSKNKKISLMIKFILPFAIFLTIMYFIILFVYKNIYINSFFNTKTFKAVSIHDLIESKLNNVNEVIDILDSYLKINDLPYEYFGDAITNIAKLSDDYMNIYFGNTIPYPTGGIFINSLEPFPPDYDQTSRGWYKSAVGNNKNIYITDPYVDFVTKKICITFAKAVYTNNNQLKGVVAIDFAKMDDIVQNTIYEENVNLVTKNGMFINNTDENKILSENNKIFNDINFPNIQQYIIDGKNYTNIYKNNWYMVQKLETVPWSIVLSGNLSQVQNQIKALMFILLFVLIIIILLESVLVVVIVNPITASLDQAIANIKLMNDGYFNSNFNEKMLSKKDQTAELYKNIKSMQDNIGKIVYNLKENINNINSSIDTIQYGSKNLSDRTTSQAASLEELSASTESLSNSLRNTSVNTEHAKNMSLEVANSTLTGVEAVNVISNNMAEISESSKQISDITKLIQSIAFQTNILALNASVEAARAGEQGRGFAVVASEVRSLAQTVNEAANNITKIVNDTVAKIEHGNESVAYSTDVLQKISSSAKEVVNILTEISTTALNEQNSIMQINQTIISLNSITQENSSIAEESASSSNEVKNMTEDIVNDINYFKFS